The following is a genomic window from Neomonachus schauinslandi chromosome 15, ASM220157v2, whole genome shotgun sequence.
TGGCAGAGCCAGTGGGTACACTCCATGCTTGGtcgtgggggcgggggagacagggacagagcTGTAAACAGGGTATCTGTCCAGTCTGCCTTCCATGCCCTGGCTCTGCTGTGCAGTGCTTGGCCTCTGTGTCCAGTCCCCTGGCACTGGGTAGTGCCCAGCAGGCCAGCTGGCATCCAGGGTTTAAATGATCTcatggagcagagggagggggctggcACCAGGACTGTCCTTGGCTGTACCTAAGGTTGTGAATGGGGTCACTGATCCCAAGGCTGACCTACCTCTCAGTTCTGAATCCAGACAGAATCAATCCTTGGCTGGGGTCAGGCACTCTGCCCTCCCTGACCAGGGGGCGCAGGGTGGGTTGTGGGCAGTGGAGGGTCAGGTTCTTGTCTGTGACCCTGCAGCTTCGTGACTCCTGTCCCAACCTGGTTGCCTGGCCCAACAAGGAGACACGTTCCCCTTGGGACGAGGTGGGGGCACAGAGGAGGCTGGAAGCCCATCTGGACAGGGGCTGGTAGCCTACCTAGGGCAGAGGGACAATGGACTGGCCCAGAGGGGTCCAACTCCGGGAAGACCACCGGAGATGGCCGCATGGAATCCACTTCCCATCTGGGCGGATAGGAGGGAAGACCCTGGCATCTTGACCTGGAGTGCCAAGCAGGACCTGCAGGCCTGGCCTGGCCCGCTCCCCAAGAGAGGGGAATGTAGTGTggactgggggaggagaggggtcaGAGAGGCCAGACTGGAGCAACCCCAAATCCCTTGGCGGGGAAGGCCCAGCCCGCGCCCTCTGGGGCCCCGGGGGGCCGCCTGGAGAACGCCTGcgccctcccaccctccccacggTCCCCGACATGGCCATGGCCGGAACTTCCCGAGCCTTCTGCTCTCGGAAGCCCCCAGATAAGCGGCTCGGAGCCCGCAGGGCCCGCGCCCTGCTGTTCGGCTGGCTAAGTGCATTAGCCCCGCTCGCATCCCCTATCGCGGCTGCCATCGGACGGGCGGGGCCGGAGCTGCGCTCTGGGGCCCCCGGGCGACCGTGGCGGAGGCCAGAACGGACTGTCCTTTCccgggtgggggtggagggcgcTGGGGGACGGGGGTTGGTAGGAAAGGACGGAAGAGGGCTGGAgcaggggccggggggggggcagctggggTGACCTGAGTGTGACCCCGGGACGGGGTGTCTCAGGAAGGAGAAGTCGGCGGGGGCTGGGCCCGGGGTCGGGGACGAGGGCGCTGGGAGGTGGGCACTAGGAGAGGGCTGATTCGAACCCTGGCCAGAGAGAAGGGATGGGGTGCCGGGCGAAGCGGGTGAATGGCTGGGGAGCCGGAGGAGAGCGGCGGGAGGAGCGGGGGACAGGCGGGGCAgggatctaagggtcctgggggCACGACGCTGGCTCGGACCAGGCCCGGTGAGGCAAAGGCTGGACGGCTGCGGGAGCAGCTGCGGAGCGGAGGGGGGGCGCCCCCCACGCGCCCCGCGTGTCTGCTCCTCGGACACTAAGGGAGATGGATGGGCTAGGGGAGATGCAGCGCGGAGCCCCGGGCGGCTCCAGGCGCAGCCGCCGCCCCCGCAGCGGAGGGTCGGGCGGGGAGTCGGGCGGCAGATAAAGGGGCCGCGAGGCGAGAGGACCGCGCGGGCGACGGCGACGGCGACGGCGACGGCATGAGCGCGGCAGACCCGAGTCCCGCTGCGGGCGCGGCCCCCGACTCGGACCCGGGCCGGGCGGCCGTGGCCTCCGCCTACCAGCGCTTCGAGCCCCGCGCCTACCTCCGCAACAACTACGCGCCCCCTCGGGGGGACCTGAGCAGCCCGGACGGCGTGGGGCCTTGGAAGCTGCGCTGCTTGGCGCAGACCTTCGCCGCCGGTGAGcgcggggaaactgaggcccggaggaCAAGAAGTCATCAGAGAGCTAAATGGGCATGCGTGCGCGAGCCCGATGGGGACCAAAAAGCAGAGATAGGTAGTTAAGAGgtgaaaatagaagagaaagagaagcaatatCCCTTAGgtagggggcagaggagagagacctGTGGAGAGGGCATTGGGAGATGAGGTGGGGGATGCAGGAAAGAGGCCCCGAAGACCCCCAAGACAGAGGGAGATCGGGAGGAAAGAGAGGCACGAGGCAGGAACTGCCAGGCACCTCCGGGTTTCCCCACCTAAGCCTCACCGAAGGGACGGTCCTACAGATGTGGAAGCTGAATCTCAGAGGGGTTAAGTCCCTTTCCCAAGGCCGGTCAGTCCACGTTGGGGCCAGGACTCAGACCCAGGTTAGCTGATGCTTTTTCCAGAGAGAGGCACACTTACAGAGGGAGAAGCGAGAGAGGCTGGGAGAagcaggtgagggagggagggactgaggCGGGGGTGCCCGGACAGGGCTGGCACAGGAccctcctgctctgcccccaccccccaggtgaGGTGTCGGGACACAGCCTCATCGACATTGGTTCGGGCCCCACCATATACCAGCTGCTCAGCGCCTGCACCCACTTTGAGGACATCACCCTGACGGATTTTCTGGAGGTGAACCGCCAGGAGCTGGGGCTCTGGCTGAGGGAGGAGCCCGGGGCCTTCAACTGGAGCACGTACAGCCAGCACGTGTGCCTCATCGAGGGCAAGGGGTAAGGGGGCTGCCCAAGGAGTGGCGGGTGGGGGGCAACAGAGCACTGAGCGTGGGCTGGCCCTGAGCCCTGGTCCTGCCCCTGCACAGTGAGTCCTGGCAGGAGAAGGAGCGCCAGCTGCGAGCCAAGGTGAAGCGGGTCTTGCCCATCGATGtgcaccagccccagcccctgggcgCTGGGAGCCTGGCGCCCCTGCCTGCCGACGCCCTGGTCTCTACCTTTTGCCTGGAGGCCGTAAGCCCAGaccttcccagcttccagagggCCCTGGACCACATCACCACCCTGCTGAGGCCTGGGGGGCACCTCGTCCTCATCGGGGCCCTGGAGGAGTCATGGTACCTGGCTGGGGAGGCCAGGCTGGTGGTGGTACCCGTGTGTAAGGAGGACGTGATGGAGGCCTTGGTTCGCAGCGGCTATGAGGTGCGGGACCTGCGCACCTACGTCATGCCTGCCTGCCTTCAGACAGGTGTAGACGATGTCAAGGGCATCTTCTTCGCCTGGGCCCAGAAGAAGGCGGGGGTGTGATGGCCCAGTGCACCCAGTGCTGGTGGCTCACGTACACCCAGATTCCCTGTTATGTGAGGTGGCAcctaataaagaaataagttcCTCCTGCTGAGCGTCAGCTTTGTCTGTGGCTCTCCTGGGAAACAAGGAGCTCTCTCTGGGGTTGCGGGGGTGTGGAAGCCACCAACCCTAGCCTTTTTTTCCAGAAGCTTCCATGACAGTAGGTTTCTTTACCACTCATTCTTCCCAAACTAAGGAAGGTCAAGGCCAGAGGGAGCTCGTTcagcatctgctgtgtgccaggcccctaTTAGGCCCACTCAGTCCTCACACTCAGCAGGTCCTGTTGTCCTGTTTGCAGGTGAAGCtaagaaaggttaagtaacaaACAggagtagaggggcgcctgggtggctccgtcgttaagcgtctgccttcggctcaggtcatgatcccggggtcctgggatcgagccccgcatcgggctccctgctcagcggagagcctgcttctccctctcccactccccctgcttgtgttccctctctcgctatctctctctctctgtcaaataaataaatgaaatctttaaaaaaaaaaaaaaaaaagcaggagtagAGCCTAGTTTAGACccaaaggggaggagaggaatatAAGCAGGAGACTGAAGTGGAGAGTGCACGGGGAAGGAGTTACAATCCGGGCACCAGTTCCCTCCCCCCGAGGGCCCCCCCAGGTGGACTGGAGCCCCCCCGCTGCTCTGCATCTGCTCCCTGCCCAGGCACAGACCCCAGCTGCCCACTGCCTCCAGCCAGCCGTCTTCTCCTTCCCTCCGGCCCACTCTACTCACACAGATGAGCTGAACAAGGGTAGGTGAGGCTGAGAATTGGTTTATTAAGAATGTCCCTTGCTATCCTCCTACCTTAAAATAGTTCTCAATATCAAAAGAAACATGGGCCACCCAAGTCTGAGGTTGGAGTCCTAGCATAGCACCTCTACACCGCAGAGAGGGACAAGGGGGCAGGGAAAGAATAAGaatccaggctccctgctccaatcGCAGAGACTGCCTTTGGATGGAAAGTTTCTGGAGCCCCACATTCTATCCTTGTGGAGCAGGAATGTGTTCGGGCTGCTGGCTGCTAGCAGGGGTCACCTTTACCGGGGTGCACCCCGGGGTGCCTCCGGGAAGGCCAGAAACCAGACCCAGCCACAGGCCTTCTCCCCCTACTCCCTCAGATTGCCCCCCCCTTCCCAAGGTCCAGGCTGTGACAAAGGGGCTTAGCAGGTagggcactgggggaggggaaggccaaCGAAGCCTAGGCAACAGGAAGGCTGGAGAGGCCCCCAAGATCCCTGTGGCCCTTCCTCCCTTTGTCTCCCTAAAGGCTGGTTCTGGAGGGTGATCTAAATTGTGCGTGGGTCCTCTGAGATTTGGAGGTGGACTGTAACGTGGGGGCCACAGACAGGGACACCCACATGCAGCCTGGACACCCGTACCCCGCCGAGCCAGACCTTGAGGACATCCGGGCCCCCTGCCTAGCCTGGGGCCCTGGAGCTGGTGCTTGATAGATAGTTGTTGGTGGTAACTTGATCCCCCATctttctccaccctccccacacTGCATGGTACACTCACAGCACTCACACTCACCTCACACCCAGTCTATGCATACTGCCCTGACCCACACTCCCCCGCTTGTCCTGCAACACACACACTTTCAAACCACTCCCGTCCCACCCCACTCTCCACACAGGCTCATACACTGTCCCACCCAGCATCCCATGCGCTCAGTCCAATGCCCAATGCTCTCAGTCTCGTTCTCGCTCCCTTACACACTCACGTGCAGGCTCCTGACCAGAGGACTCCTGTCCTGGGCTCTCTGGGGAGTGAGACAGTGGGGGTCTCCTGGGGGCCGGGCTGAGACAACAGTCCAGGTGAGACCACTGCCCAATCCCAGCAGCTTGGTCCCTCAAGATCCCAAGGGGAGGAGGCCTGCCTTGGAACTTGGGCAGCCAAAGAGCAAGAGTCTAGTGCCACCTAGTGGTGCCCTGAAGGAGGGCAGGGGGTAACGGAAGGGGCCCCACTGTGTCCCCAAAGGCCTGTGGAACCTGGTCTCCCAGCTAGACAGACAGCTGTGGGCACCACCCAGGCGGTGAGGGGATGTGGGGAAGAGGCTgatggagaggcagaggcagaggcagctcTCCTCTCGGTGGAGCTAAGAACACAGTTCCACGCCGGTTCTCCAGGAACCATTCTCCAACCCCAGATGCTGACAGGCCAAGCCTGAACAGACTCCGAGACCTGTGAGGGCCGTGTGCGGGCGAGCAAGGGGATGGGCAGTTACATGATTCTGGGCCCATACCCTTCATGTCCAAGTTCAagttgttaaaaggaaaaaatcatctcaaggattatggggagaaggggagccagcagggagagggcaggatcCCCAGTGGGGCAGACCGCTCCCAGGGCCTTCAGTCCAGCTTGAACTTGGCCTCTGATTCCTTCAGCAGATACAGGCTGTCATCTTCCAGAAAGCTGTGGGCAGAGGAGGAGCCCACTGAGTCTGGCTTTGAAAGCACCCCGTGGGGGTGAGCACAGGCAAGCCAGCAGGGGGCAaggcctcagtctcctccaaGGAGCAGGTGAGGACGGGCACAAAGAAGGTGCCCACTGGGCGGGGAGAAGCACCCACCTGAAGAAGAGGACATGGACGGGGATGGTGCTGATGTGCCAGATGGCATGGGCATCCAGGACCCAGAAGAGGGGCGGGAAGTCGAGCAGCTCAAGCAGGGACAGGCCCTGTAGCAGCAGGACCACTACCACGCACTTGCGCACGTGCGGCAGCCTCCGCCGGTTCCGCAGGCACCAGGCCAGCCACCACACCACGTTCACCAGGCCTGCgtgcggggcggcggggggggggggggcgactcACTCCCTGgacctccctctgtccccccaccccccaccgcaaAGCCTCCCCTATCCTCCTGCTCTTTGACCCCTGGGCCATCTTTAgactctcctctcccaccccaaattctttccccttcccccaccctaaGGGCCTCTCTAGAACCTTCTCCAGGAACACCACCAAATCCCTACCTCCACCCCAGGCCAGCAGTTCTACACACGGTCCGGGTGTCCCCCTTCCCCGCAACCCCCTGGGGCCTCAGTCCCCTCTCACGCCTCACCAATAGCCACATTGGCCGCCAGGTTGTAGCCATAGTCGAAACGGACGAGGCTCAGGTAGGAGACGTGCGCGGTCAGCATCAGCAGCAGGAGGGCCCGGAAGGCGCTGGCCACAGCCGGGTGCTGCAGCCCCACGGTCCTGCCCCGCCATCCAGAGCCGCTCAGTTGGAGGGTGGCCCATGCCCAGAGCAGCATTCCTAAGCGTCCCTTCACCCTGACGTCAGTGTGTGGCAGCCGcggccctcctcccccacccaaacAGGCCAGCACGGCAGGCCTCCAATTCCCCGGGGGGCCTGGGCCCAAGCACTACTGCTCCTCGGAAAGAGCCAGGGCCCCTCGCTGTACCCCGGAGTCCCCATCCAGAACAGCCCGGAGGGGGTGCGCGCGCGCTGGGGTGCAAGGCCCCCGGGGGCAACACCCCCAGGGGTGGGCGAGGGGACCCGCTTCTGCCCCCAGTGCCTGATTTTGCCCCTGCAGGGGCCAAGATGGGCTCACCTGACACAGCACAGATAGATGGAGTGCAGGATGACGGTGGAGGCACAGAAGTAATCCATTTTCTGAGGACAGGGAGAGCTGGATGAGGGGCCAGCATGAAGGGAGGGGGAGACGGGCAGGGCCCCGAGAGGACCCACCCGGgacggggcagggcagggcagggcggcCTGGGAGTCCGAGGCCTCtcgaggggggcgggggggtggtgtcTGTCTTgtgctcccttctgcctatcgCTGTTTCACTCCTGAATGGAACGGTCTGACCCTTGTATTCACATTATAcaactttctaaaatgtattcaGCAGCAAGGCTTTGGGGGCACGGGTGGAGACGCCTGCCAGGACTCCAGAACACCGCAGAATGCGGGGCGCAGTCTCGAGTCCCGCGGCTGTGGGCCCAAGTCCAGGTGGCGCTCTTACTggctgggtgaccctgggcaagcgATTCAGCCTTTCCGAGGTTCGGGGGCGTCGTCAGTTAAGGGCCAATCATCACACCTACCTCACAAGGGTCAAGTGAGGCTCAGGTGCACGAACAGGTTAAAAATGCCAAgcacatggggtgcctgggtggctcagttggttaagcgactgccttcggctcaggtcatgatcctcgagtcccgggatcgagtcccgcatccggctccctgctcggcaggagtctgcttctccctctgaccttcccccctctcatgctctctctctatctcattgtctctcaaatgaataaataaaatcttttaaaaaaataaaaaaataaaaaataaataaaaatgccgAGCACAGAGCAAGGGCTCTGTAAGTGGAGTCCCTCCGACACTAAGAGCCGGCCCCCACCCCTTCTGGGCTCCTCTGGGACAGTCCCACACAGGAGCGTGAGCCGGAGGGGCGCTCACCTCTGTGAGGTCGGTGTCCTTGGTGTGGAAGACTGTGGACCAGAACCAAGCATTGAGGGAGACCTGCAGGGAGGCGCTAGTCAGCGTGGCGTCCCGAGGTGGGGAGCAGCACTCACAGGGGTGGCACTCTGGGGAAGGGGCTCTGTGGAGCAGAGAAACATGCTCCCCCTTGCCCCCGGAACCAACCCGTGCCCTCAGCTGGCCGCAACCCTGAGCCCCCTAGGCCACGGGCACTGCGGCCTCCACAGGTTCCGGCCTGGCCTGGGAACCAGTTCCGGCAGAGCCAAATTCCCTGCTTTCTCAATCGCTAAGACAACAGCCCCCGGGGGGCCTCGCCTCCTCCCGCAACCAGCAGGTGATGACAGCCCCGCCCGGGCCAGGGGAGCCAGTGACCTCAGCCTCTGGGGGCGGGAATGaagtgggtggggtggaggggctcGCGCCAGCTTGGGGTGTGTCCTGAGCAAAGCAAGCAAGGGAGGGAGATCAAGCCGATCCCACTGGGGCCAAGTCTCTAAGGAGGAGGCTGGCCCACGGAGCCTCCCCCTGGGTGGGCCGGCCCAACCCGCCAGACCGGCATCTGCTGCTTCCCCAAGCTCTGGGAGGAGCCGAAGGCTGAAGGGGCTGTGGTGGACAATGGCCCAGGAGCACGTTTGGGGCCTCTTCCCTGGAAATGAACTGCAAGGAGACAGTACAAAACATCTTGCAAATGAGTCCTAGATCTTGTGGGAGTTGGTGCTGTATCCATGGCCGAGGCCCAGATCACTGAAAGAAGGGTGGGCTGCGGGGGTAGGTTCCTACACTGGGCTGGGAAACCAGAGACAATGAGTCAAAGGGAAAAACAGGCAGCCAGAAGTCTGGCCTGGGATGCACTGGAGATAGGGAGGGAtgcccggggaggggggcggggggacaagCCTGCCTGAGACCGGGAAAGGCCAGGAGCTGCTCATTTGGGTCCAGGACAGCAGGAAAACTGGCCAGGAGCCGGACAGAGGAAGCAGGGAAGAAGCCTCTCTGTCCAGTCCTGCGGCAGGAAGGTCAAACGACAGGATAGGTCCCCTACTGCAGGCCCAAAAGGGCTTATGAGAGCATGGGAAAGCAAAGGGGTAAAGGCAGGCCAGGCTTGGTGCAAAGGCAGTCAGGCATTAGAAGTCTCTGGAGGCTCAGGTAGCCCCATGCGAGCCTGTCTGGCCTGGGTCCTAGGCTGAGTCTCTCAGCTTCTGCTCCTCACGACCCGGACAAAGGCCCTGCCCTCTGGGCCTGAGCTTCCCCCTGTGACTGATCGGGGCCTAGCCTAAGTGATCCTTCCTCCCTCTGACATCAGGTGATTATTCTAGGCCAGGTTGCTTCTCTTCTGAAGACGGCCATCCAGTCCCATCCCTGGTGCTGCCCCTTCCCCCGAGATGGTGTATGAGGCATGGTCTGGGGGCTGGAGGATGGGACAGAACGGGGCGGCTTCTCAGACACTGCTCCCACAAAGTCTGGGACGCTCAGGGTCAgcgtggggagaggagcagacttggggctggaggcagggcccCCGAGATCACATGGGCCAGGTCTCCAGGGCAGGCCAGGAATAGGGACACCCTCAGGGAGGAGAATGGCCCTGGAGCCAGtaggagagggaggtggaggggaaggcAGCAGGGACTGGCAGCCAACCAGGCCTCCTTGACACCCACAGCAGGAAGGGAGAGGTGACAAGAGGACTGAGCTAGGTGGTGgctccaggggtggggggcagcatgGGACCGGGGCTTAGCTCTATGGGACAGAGTGGGAGCTGCCTGGTCCCCTATTCAACTGCCTCCCCGGAGGGCCTTCCACTTACAGAGACACACCTGCACCCCTGAAAAGTCCCCTCTCCCCTGGGCAGTGTCCCA
Proteins encoded in this region:
- the PGAP3 gene encoding post-GPI attachment to proteins factor 3 isoform X1, whose product is MAGRTARLVLLAGAAALASGSQGDREPVYRDCVHRCEERNCSGGALRHFRSRQPIYMSLAGWTCQDDCKYECMWVTVALYLKEGHKVPQFHGKWPFSRFLFFQEPASAMASFLNGLASLVMLCRYHTSVPASSPMYPTCVAFAWVSLNAWFWSTVFHTKDTDLTEKMDYFCASTVILHSIYLCCVRTVGLQHPAVASAFRALLLLMLTAHVSYLSLVRFDYGYNLAANVAIGLVNVVWWLAWCLRNRRRLPHVRKCVVVVLLLQGLSLLELLDFPPLFWVLDAHAIWHISTIPVHVLFFSFLEDDSLYLLKESEAKFKLD
- the PNMT gene encoding phenylethanolamine N-methyltransferase; this translates as MSAADPSPAAGAAPDSDPGRAAVASAYQRFEPRAYLRNNYAPPRGDLSSPDGVGPWKLRCLAQTFAAGEVSGHSLIDIGSGPTIYQLLSACTHFEDITLTDFLEVNRQELGLWLREEPGAFNWSTYSQHVCLIEGKGESWQEKERQLRAKVKRVLPIDVHQPQPLGAGSLAPLPADALVSTFCLEAVSPDLPSFQRALDHITTLLRPGGHLVLIGALEESWYLAGEARLVVVPVCKEDVMEALVRSGYEVRDLRTYVMPACLQTGVDDVKGIFFAWAQKKAGV
- the PGAP3 gene encoding post-GPI attachment to proteins factor 3 isoform X3, with product MAGRTARLVLLAGAAALASGSQGDREPVYRDCVHRCEERNCSGGALRHFRSRQPIYMSLAGWTCQDDCKYECMWVTVALYLKEGHKVPQFHGKVSLNAWFWSTVFHTKDTDLTEKMDYFCASTVILHSIYLCCVRTVGLQHPAVASAFRALLLLMLTAHVSYLSLVRFDYGYNLAANVAIGLVNVVWWLAWCLRNRRRLPHVRKCVVVVLLLQGLSLLELLDFPPLFWVLDAHAIWHISTIPVHVLFFSFLEDDSLYLLKESEAKFKLD
- the PGAP3 gene encoding post-GPI attachment to proteins factor 3 isoform X2, whose translation is MAGRTARLVLLAGAAALASGSQGDREPVYRDCVHRCEERNCSGGALRHFRSRQPIYMSLAGWTCQDDCKYECMWVTVALYLKEGHKVPQFHGKWPFSRFLFFQEPASAMASFLNGLASLVMLCRYHTSVPASSPMYPTCVAFAWKMDYFCASTVILHSIYLCCVRTVGLQHPAVASAFRALLLLMLTAHVSYLSLVRFDYGYNLAANVAIGLVNVVWWLAWCLRNRRRLPHVRKCVVVVLLLQGLSLLELLDFPPLFWVLDAHAIWHISTIPVHVLFFSFLEDDSLYLLKESEAKFKLD